A portion of the Lolium rigidum isolate FL_2022 chromosome 1, APGP_CSIRO_Lrig_0.1, whole genome shotgun sequence genome contains these proteins:
- the LOC124681246 gene encoding uncharacterized protein LOC124681246, which yields MRSCCSPSSLCGISRAAWRHALAGTLSLSGSHHHQRSLRYLPLRPTAPPIALSLAERLFSSSSSSKRATKRSAAKKGAPMDSASGEPFYVVRKGDVIGIYKNLADCQAQVSNSVCDPSVTVYKGYSLRKDTEEYLAARGLKNAMYSINAADAKDELFDDLVPCPFQQPDGNATSTLKRLQETETGPSKKHPKVAEQEPLPDSHLSCILEFDGACKGNPGKSGAGVVVRRPDGSLIAHLREGLGVVTNNAAEYRALLLGLRYAAKKGFKYIRAQGDSKLVCYQVQDIWRVKHDNMADLCKQVKELKRSFLQFQLNHVLREFNADADAQANFAVELPVGEIQEQSNFPC from the exons ATGAGGAGTTGCTGTTCTCCTTCTTCTCTCTGTGGGATTTCTAGAGCGGCGTGGaggcacgcgttggccggcactCTGAGTCTGAGCggcagccaccaccaccagcgCAGCCTGCGATACCTCCCCCTCAGGCCTACTGCGCCGCCCATTGCCCTTAGCCTTGCTGAGCGCttgttctcttcctcctcctcctccaagcgCGCCACCAAGAGATCCGCCGCAAAGAAGGGCGCCCCGATGGACTCTGCCAGCGGCGAACCGTTCTATGTCGTCCGCAAGGGTGACGTCATCGGCATCTACAAGAACCTCGCCGACTGCCAAGCGCAAGTCAGCAATTCG GTCTGTGATCCTTCTGTGACTGTGTACAAAGGCTATTCCTTGCGTAAAGATACAGAGGAGTATCTTGCTGCGCGTGGGTTAAAGAATGCCATGTATTCCATTAATGCAGCAGACGCAAAagatgaattgtttgatgatctGGTTCCCTGCCCTTTCCAG CAACCGGATGGAAATGCAACCTCTACTCTGAAAAGGCTACAAGAGACG GAAACCGGACCGTCGAAGAAGCATCCCAAAGTTGCTGAACAGGAACCATTACCTGACAGCCAT CTGTCCTGTATTCTTGAATTTGATGGTGCTTGTAAAGGAAATCCTGGGAAATCAGGTGCCGGTGTAGTAGTAAGACGGCCTGATGGATCTCTG ATTGCTCATCTACGTGAGGGTTTGGGTGTTGTAACAAATAATGCTGCTGAGTATCGTGCATTGCTCTTGGGCCTGAGATATGCTGCTAAGAAGGGATTCAAGTATATTCGTGCCCAAGGAGATTCTAAGCTTGTCTGTTACCAG GTTCAAGATATTTGGCGTGTTAAGCATGATAATATGGCTGACTTGTGCAAGCAAGTCAAGGAACTGAAGAGAAGTTTTCTTCAGTTCCAGCTCAACCATGTTTTGAGG GAATTTAATGCCGATGCTGATGCCCAAGCTAACTTTGCTGTTGAGCTTCCTG TTGGTGAAATTCAAGAGCAGTCAAACTTCCCATGCTAG